A single region of the Actinoplanes sp. SE50/110 genome encodes:
- a CDS encoding DUF3618 domain-containing protein: MAEEPDRLRQDIERTRASLTRDVDLLAEKTSPSKVAKRRWSAVKEKVMGSADYTRQAVGESTSTVQDKASHLADVAGEKASHLTDVAGEKASHLGDVAGEQAHRAADAVRAAPQAVARQTAGSPLAAGVIAFGLGLLAGGLIPVTEVEKRAGRQLKENSGDLTDRVKDMASEVKDELTGTVQQAAQEVKGTAQEAVQTTKEQAQDSAHRATEQTRHAVS, translated from the coding sequence ATGGCTGAAGAACCCGACCGGCTGAGGCAGGACATCGAGCGGACCCGCGCGTCGCTGACCCGCGACGTCGACCTGCTCGCCGAGAAGACGAGCCCGAGCAAGGTCGCCAAGCGGCGGTGGAGTGCAGTGAAGGAGAAGGTCATGGGCAGCGCCGACTACACGCGGCAGGCGGTGGGCGAGTCCACGTCGACGGTGCAGGACAAGGCCTCGCACCTGGCCGACGTGGCGGGGGAGAAGGCGTCGCATCTGACCGACGTGGCCGGCGAGAAGGCGTCGCACCTCGGCGACGTCGCCGGCGAACAGGCGCACCGGGCGGCCGACGCGGTCCGTGCGGCGCCGCAGGCGGTGGCCCGGCAGACCGCCGGCAGCCCGCTCGCGGCCGGGGTGATCGCCTTCGGGCTCGGCCTGCTGGCCGGCGGCCTGATCCCGGTCACCGAGGTGGAGAAGCGGGCCGGGCGCCAGCTCAAGGAGAACAGCGGCGACCTGACCGACCGGGTCAAGGACATGGCGAGCGAGGTCAAGGACGAGCTGACCGGCACCGTCCAGCAGGCCGCCCAGGAGGTCAAGGGCACTGCTCAGGAGGCCGTGCAGACCACCAAGGAGCAGGCGCAGGACTCCGCGCACCGGGCGACCGAGCAGACCCGGCACGCCGTCTCCTGA
- a CDS encoding DUF1772 domain-containing protein gives MKPRLTTGVLVAALICVGLMAGIFFAFTTSVMPGLHTADDRTFVEAMRHLNAAIENGLFGLVFVGALGFPAGAAVLLARGGHRAAAGWAAAAAVLYLVALVLTMAVEVPLNDRLAAASLSDPAAARRNFEGVWVPVNDVRTLLTASALACLAPALGLARRPARMSG, from the coding sequence GTGAAACCGCGTCTCACCACGGGTGTGCTGGTCGCCGCGCTGATCTGCGTGGGGCTGATGGCGGGGATCTTCTTCGCGTTCACCACCTCGGTGATGCCCGGCCTGCACACCGCCGACGACCGCACGTTCGTGGAGGCGATGCGGCACCTCAACGCGGCGATCGAGAACGGCCTGTTCGGCCTGGTGTTCGTGGGCGCGCTGGGCTTCCCGGCCGGGGCGGCGGTGCTGCTCGCCCGCGGCGGGCACCGGGCGGCGGCCGGCTGGGCGGCGGCCGCGGCCGTCCTGTACCTGGTCGCGCTGGTCCTGACGATGGCTGTCGAGGTGCCGCTGAACGACCGCCTGGCGGCGGCGTCACTGAGCGACCCGGCGGCGGCGCGGCGGAACTTCGAGGGCGTGTGGGTGCCGGTCAACGACGTACGCACACTCCTGACGGCCTCGGCCCTCGCATGCCTCGCGCCGGCGCTGGGCCTGGCCCGTCGCCCCGCGCGGATGTCAGGGTAG
- a CDS encoding YihY/virulence factor BrkB family protein, whose translation MLTQVKDPGTAGFAAVAGVLVAFWSASGYVAAFMRASNSVHDVPEGRPICRHHPKHREVAGAAGAGQPDVRAAVRPHAQKA comes from the coding sequence GTGCTCACCCAGGTCAAGGACCCCGGAACGGCGGGTTTCGCGGCGGTGGCCGGGGTGCTGGTCGCCTTCTGGTCCGCCTCCGGGTATGTCGCGGCGTTCATGCGCGCGTCCAACTCCGTGCACGACGTGCCGGAGGGCCGCCCGATCTGCCGTCACCACCCGAAGCATCGTGAAGTGGCCGGTGCTGCTGGTGCCGGTCAGCCTGATGTTCGCGCTGCGGTACGACCGCACGCTCAAAAAGCATGA
- a CDS encoding phage holin family protein, with protein sequence MTAPEKSDQVAQTSIGELIGNISDDLSQLFRQEVELAKAEIKQEATKAGKAAGMLGGAGFAGYLAVLMLSLAAVFGLDAVMPAGWAALIVAAVWGIVAAVLYVTGKNRLKTVDPMPRRTVETIKEDAQWLKNPTG encoded by the coding sequence GTGACCGCCCCCGAGAAGTCCGACCAGGTCGCGCAGACCTCGATCGGTGAGCTGATCGGCAACATCAGCGACGACCTGTCCCAGCTGTTCCGCCAGGAGGTCGAGCTGGCCAAGGCGGAGATCAAGCAGGAGGCGACCAAGGCCGGCAAGGCGGCCGGGATGCTCGGCGGCGCCGGGTTCGCCGGCTACCTGGCCGTGCTGATGCTCAGCCTGGCCGCGGTGTTCGGCCTGGACGCCGTGATGCCGGCCGGCTGGGCCGCGCTCATCGTGGCCGCCGTCTGGGGCATCGTCGCCGCGGTGCTGTACGTGACCGGTAAGAACCGGCTGAAGACCGTGGACCCGATGCCGCGGCGGACCGTCGAGACGATCAAGGAGGACGCGCAATGGCTGAAGAACCCGACCGGCTGA
- a CDS encoding AraC family transcriptional regulator — MDTLTGLLDGARAREAFLLRTVVQPPFALRIQDEAPLTLVTVLRGTTVVIRDEPVRLHPGDVAVIRGPEPYTVADEPDTPWQTIIHPGQVCTTVDGLPRDHLGVRSWGDATEAGTELITGTYQLAGEVSRRLLAALPGMLVQPAAATDRALVGLLTAEMGRTVPGQDLVLDRLLDLLLISVLRAWLAGPAAGAWHPAGHDPIVGPALRLLHDTPAEQWTVAGLAARTGVSRSLLARRFTDLVGEPPMAYLTGWRLSLAADRLRTSDATISAVAREVGYGSAFALSAAFKRERGLSPQEYRRQSPDRHFTAYAPSSTPLLVLA, encoded by the coding sequence GTGGACACTCTGACCGGGCTGCTCGACGGGGCGCGGGCGCGGGAGGCCTTCCTGCTGCGGACCGTGGTGCAGCCGCCGTTCGCGCTGCGGATCCAGGACGAGGCGCCGCTCACCCTGGTCACCGTGCTGCGCGGGACGACCGTGGTGATCCGCGACGAGCCGGTCCGGCTGCATCCCGGCGACGTCGCGGTGATCCGCGGCCCGGAACCTTACACGGTCGCCGACGAGCCGGACACGCCCTGGCAGACGATCATCCATCCGGGTCAGGTGTGCACCACGGTCGACGGATTGCCCCGCGACCATCTCGGGGTGCGCAGTTGGGGCGACGCCACCGAGGCCGGCACCGAGCTGATCACCGGGACGTACCAGCTGGCCGGTGAGGTCAGCCGGCGCCTGCTGGCCGCGCTGCCCGGGATGCTGGTGCAGCCGGCCGCGGCCACCGACCGCGCGCTGGTCGGGCTGCTCACCGCCGAGATGGGCCGCACCGTCCCGGGCCAGGACCTGGTCCTGGACCGGCTGCTCGACCTGCTGCTCATCTCGGTGCTGCGGGCCTGGCTGGCCGGCCCGGCGGCCGGCGCCTGGCACCCCGCCGGCCACGACCCGATCGTCGGCCCGGCCCTGCGGCTGCTGCACGACACCCCGGCCGAGCAGTGGACGGTCGCCGGGCTGGCGGCCCGGACCGGGGTGTCCCGCTCGCTGCTCGCCCGCCGCTTCACCGATCTGGTCGGCGAGCCCCCGATGGCCTACCTGACCGGCTGGCGGCTCAGCCTCGCCGCCGACCGGCTGCGCACCTCCGACGCGACGATCTCCGCGGTGGCGCGGGAGGTGGGTTACGGCAGCGCGTTCGCGTTGAGCGCCGCCTTCAAACGCGAGCGCGGCCTGAGCCCGCAGGAGTATCGCCGCCAGTCCCCCGACCGGCACTTCACCGCCT
- a CDS encoding NAD(P)H-binding protein, with the protein MTTVLVTGGTGKTGRRVVRLLRERGVPVRVGSRTGSPAFDWAVPATWAQALDGTGAVYLCYQPDLAFPGAVDTVGAFVEQAVKQGVRRIVLLSGRGEPACAAAERVVRDSGVAWTVVRASFFAQNFSEAFFQPAVVAGEIVLPVGDAPEPFVDADDIAEVATVALTEGGHDGRTYEVTGPRLLSFAEVAAELTAATGREIRFTPVTREDYLEALRAEGLPEEFADLFQMVTDGRNAYLAYGVRHALGREPRDFRDYARAAAATGVWSAA; encoded by the coding sequence ATGACGACAGTTCTGGTGACCGGCGGAACGGGCAAGACCGGGCGGCGCGTGGTGCGGCTGCTGCGGGAGCGCGGCGTGCCGGTGCGGGTGGGTTCGCGGACCGGGTCACCGGCGTTCGACTGGGCGGTGCCGGCGACCTGGGCGCAGGCACTCGACGGGACCGGCGCGGTGTACCTCTGCTATCAGCCGGACCTGGCCTTCCCGGGTGCCGTCGACACGGTGGGCGCATTCGTGGAGCAGGCGGTCAAGCAGGGGGTGCGCCGGATCGTGCTGCTTTCCGGGCGCGGTGAGCCGGCCTGCGCGGCGGCCGAGCGGGTGGTCCGGGACTCCGGGGTGGCCTGGACGGTGGTGCGGGCCAGCTTCTTCGCGCAGAACTTCAGCGAGGCGTTCTTCCAGCCCGCGGTGGTGGCCGGGGAGATCGTGCTGCCGGTCGGCGACGCCCCCGAGCCGTTCGTGGACGCCGACGACATCGCCGAGGTGGCCACGGTGGCACTGACCGAAGGCGGACACGACGGGCGCACCTACGAGGTGACCGGCCCGCGGCTGCTGAGCTTCGCCGAGGTCGCCGCGGAGCTCACCGCGGCCACCGGTCGCGAGATCCGCTTCACGCCGGTGACCCGCGAGGACTACCTTGAGGCGCTGCGCGCCGAGGGTCTCCCGGAGGAGTTCGCCGATCTCTTCCAGATGGTCACCGACGGCAGGAACGCCTACCTGGCGTACGGGGTGCGGCACGCGCTGGGCCGCGAGCCCCGGGACTTCCGGGACTACGCCCGGGCCGCAGCGGCCACCGGTGTCTGGTCGGCCGCGTGA
- a CDS encoding right-handed parallel beta-helix repeat-containing protein encodes MARIHHRPWAAAALTLAMTAGGLAVAGPAVADILDPAACLAAATGSLAFDSTVQWGESTKLSWTTNLAATKVCDGGTPQIRLFEGNRRQIGPVLSATGSMTVTPTEHKAWTLELSIGTSSTKTLASVFPTVVPYPAEPLPAGTAVTISSNDLAERREFLRAIRTPGATIQIPGDVVLDLSGLDHVQVAPGVKVLGDRSVNPRGPRVFTTTYPDSLLWIGVYGAPSDNVRISGVRFDGLEPADPMASADTPDATAISIFSSQHIEIDHSEFARWRGFGVAVYDHDQRINLDNADTVWIHDNSIHDNQHPAGDDGHGAGYGIVLYESAYALIERNAFDLNRHSIAADGHPGTGYLAYRNLFERPGYAATNGKHGWPIDMHGTGCGQDGSVYNCGPAGAYVDLRYNTVTTTGAPAVYLRGTPSITFDVWNNVFAESADDTLKQNETGLNNKGGNVFSSPLVGDRKYCDFDGDGKLDPLLASGIGWWYQSSAADRWVFVNQSWLRLTEITLGDVNADGFCDIQAGGKTYYSPHTPDPMPVEALETQDQETLPNIPTTTNLKAVGGQAPYTWSVTGLPSGITATSTGVLSGVANGPATTVVYTVTDALGQTSTQSFTWLPAVTHVPALLGLDEYTAYLWIDSSYLNAVRKYTNDCLSPGDVVKQSPQAGRKVQASTEVTIWVSTCVSGGGGGGPNPNPKPPTWPK; translated from the coding sequence ATGGCACGCATTCACCACAGACCCTGGGCGGCCGCCGCCCTGACCCTGGCCATGACGGCCGGCGGCCTGGCCGTCGCCGGCCCGGCCGTCGCCGACATCCTCGACCCCGCGGCCTGTCTGGCCGCCGCCACCGGCTCGCTGGCCTTCGACTCCACGGTCCAGTGGGGCGAATCCACCAAGCTCAGCTGGACCACCAACCTGGCCGCCACCAAGGTCTGCGACGGCGGCACCCCGCAGATCCGCCTGTTCGAGGGCAACCGGCGCCAGATCGGCCCGGTCCTGTCCGCCACCGGCTCGATGACCGTCACACCCACCGAACACAAGGCGTGGACGCTGGAACTGTCGATAGGTACCAGCTCCACCAAGACGCTGGCGTCGGTCTTCCCGACCGTCGTCCCGTACCCCGCCGAACCCCTGCCGGCCGGTACCGCGGTGACCATCAGCAGCAACGACCTCGCCGAGCGACGCGAGTTCCTCCGGGCGATCCGGACGCCCGGGGCGACGATCCAGATCCCCGGCGACGTCGTGCTCGACCTCAGCGGACTCGACCACGTGCAGGTCGCCCCCGGCGTCAAGGTGCTCGGCGACCGGTCGGTCAACCCCCGGGGCCCGCGGGTGTTCACCACCACCTATCCGGACTCACTGCTGTGGATCGGTGTCTACGGAGCGCCGTCGGACAACGTCCGGATCAGCGGCGTCCGGTTCGACGGCCTGGAACCCGCGGACCCGATGGCGTCGGCCGACACCCCCGACGCCACCGCGATCTCGATCTTCTCCAGCCAGCACATCGAGATCGACCACAGCGAGTTCGCCCGCTGGCGGGGCTTTGGCGTGGCCGTCTACGACCACGACCAGCGGATCAACCTGGACAACGCCGACACGGTGTGGATCCACGACAATTCCATCCACGACAATCAGCACCCGGCCGGCGACGACGGCCACGGCGCCGGCTACGGCATCGTGCTCTACGAGAGCGCCTACGCCCTGATCGAGCGGAACGCGTTCGACCTCAACCGCCACTCCATCGCGGCCGACGGGCACCCTGGAACCGGCTATCTGGCCTACCGCAACCTCTTCGAACGCCCGGGCTACGCCGCCACGAACGGCAAGCACGGCTGGCCGATCGACATGCACGGCACCGGATGCGGGCAGGACGGGAGCGTCTACAACTGCGGACCGGCGGGCGCCTACGTCGACCTGCGCTACAACACCGTCACCACGACCGGCGCCCCCGCCGTCTACCTGCGCGGCACGCCCTCGATCACCTTCGACGTCTGGAACAACGTGTTCGCCGAGAGCGCCGATGACACGCTGAAGCAGAACGAGACCGGGCTCAACAACAAGGGCGGCAACGTGTTCAGCTCGCCCCTCGTCGGCGACCGCAAGTACTGCGACTTCGACGGCGACGGGAAGCTGGACCCGCTGCTGGCCAGCGGTATCGGATGGTGGTACCAGTCGAGCGCCGCCGACCGCTGGGTCTTCGTGAACCAGTCGTGGCTGCGGCTGACCGAGATCACCCTGGGCGACGTCAACGCCGACGGGTTCTGCGACATCCAGGCGGGCGGAAAGACCTATTACTCCCCGCATACGCCGGACCCGATGCCGGTGGAGGCGCTCGAGACCCAGGACCAGGAGACGCTTCCCAACATACCGACGACGACGAACCTCAAAGCGGTGGGTGGCCAGGCTCCGTACACGTGGTCGGTGACCGGATTGCCGAGCGGGATCACCGCGACCTCCACCGGCGTGCTCTCCGGGGTGGCCAACGGTCCGGCCACGACGGTCGTCTACACGGTGACCGACGCTCTCGGTCAGACCAGCACCCAGTCGTTCACCTGGCTGCCCGCGGTCACCCACGTGCCGGCGCTGCTCGGGCTGGACGAGTACACCGCCTACCTTTGGATCGACAGCTCGTACCTCAACGCCGTCCGCAAGTACACCAACGACTGCCTCTCGCCCGGCGACGTCGTGAAGCAGTCGCCGCAGGCCGGCAGGAAGGTGCAGGCTTCGACGGAGGTCACCATCTGGGTGTCCACCTGCGTCTCGGGCGGAGGCGGCGGCGGCCCGAACCCCAACCCGAAGCCACCGACCTGGCCCAAGTAG
- a CDS encoding MFS transporter → MSVALVAGFMTLLDVSIVNVALPSIRAEEHLGSGELQWVLSGYALTFGLLLVPAGRYGDARGRRTAFIAGLAVFTLASAAAGLATGALWLIVARLVQGAAAGVVNPQVSGLIQQLFEPHERGKPFGLLGATIGISTAVGPLLGGLLIQLFGAEQGWRWIFYINVPIGLLAIVLGARWIPARPPEQREHESLDPVGVLLLGAGVFLLLLPLVQEREWTGNAKWLLVVAATAVLAGFWVWERRFARRSTPVVDLGLFRTRSYALGALVGILYFGGFTSIFFTYTLFLQNGLHYSALQAGLAITPFALGSAATAALGGRAVDRTGRTLVVAGLAVVAAGLAGTVLVLHVVDGTAAGWASVVPLLVAGLGSGLVISPNQTLTLSEVPVRRAGSAAAVLQTGQRIGAAIGIAGVGSVFFNRLAGHNGDWGLAFRTSLTVTIAFILAALLAAGADVLAGRRREHTMTLR, encoded by the coding sequence ATGAGCGTCGCCCTGGTCGCCGGCTTCATGACCCTGCTCGACGTCAGCATCGTGAACGTGGCCCTGCCCTCGATCCGCGCCGAGGAACACCTCGGCTCCGGCGAGCTGCAGTGGGTGCTGTCCGGCTACGCCCTGACCTTCGGCCTGCTGCTGGTGCCGGCCGGCCGGTACGGCGACGCCCGCGGCCGCCGCACCGCCTTCATCGCCGGACTGGCCGTGTTCACCCTGGCCAGCGCGGCCGCCGGGCTGGCCACCGGCGCGCTGTGGCTGATCGTCGCGCGGCTGGTCCAGGGCGCCGCGGCGGGCGTGGTCAACCCGCAGGTGTCCGGTCTGATCCAGCAGTTGTTCGAGCCACACGAGCGGGGTAAGCCGTTCGGGTTGCTCGGCGCCACGATCGGGATCTCGACCGCGGTCGGGCCGCTGCTCGGCGGGCTGCTGATCCAGTTGTTCGGTGCCGAGCAGGGCTGGCGCTGGATCTTCTACATCAACGTGCCGATCGGCCTGCTGGCGATCGTGCTGGGCGCCCGCTGGATCCCGGCCCGCCCGCCCGAGCAGCGCGAGCACGAGAGCCTCGACCCGGTCGGCGTGCTCCTGCTCGGCGCCGGCGTGTTCCTGCTGTTGCTGCCACTGGTCCAGGAACGCGAGTGGACCGGGAACGCGAAGTGGCTGCTGGTCGTCGCCGCGACCGCGGTACTGGCCGGCTTCTGGGTCTGGGAACGCCGCTTCGCCCGGCGGTCCACCCCGGTGGTCGACCTCGGGCTGTTCCGGACCCGGTCGTACGCGCTGGGCGCCCTGGTCGGCATCCTCTACTTCGGCGGGTTCACCTCGATCTTCTTCACCTACACGCTGTTCCTGCAGAACGGCCTGCACTACTCGGCGCTGCAGGCCGGCCTGGCGATCACCCCGTTCGCGCTCGGCTCGGCGGCCACCGCGGCACTCGGCGGCCGCGCCGTCGACCGCACCGGGCGCACCCTGGTGGTCGCCGGCCTGGCCGTCGTCGCTGCCGGCCTGGCCGGCACGGTTCTGGTGCTGCACGTCGTCGACGGCACCGCGGCCGGCTGGGCCAGCGTCGTGCCGCTGCTGGTCGCCGGCCTGGGCAGCGGCCTGGTGATCAGCCCCAACCAGACGCTGACGCTCAGCGAGGTACCGGTCCGCCGGGCCGGCAGCGCCGCCGCCGTGCTGCAGACCGGTCAGCGGATCGGCGCCGCGATCGGCATCGCCGGCGTCGGCTCGGTCTTCTTCAACCGTCTGGCCGGCCACAACGGCGACTGGGGGCTGGCCTTCCGCACCTCCCTGACCGTAACGATCGCCTTCATCCTGGCCGCCCTGCTCGCCGCCGGCGCCGACGTGCTGGCCGGCCGCCGCCGGGAGCACACGATGACGCTGCGGTAG
- a CDS encoding DUF2267 domain-containing protein, which translates to MNHDDLLIRIQRSGRLHGRNESRRIAVTVLGVLSEVLPAAAYRRLTATLPEELRQRLPPAEPGRIVEIVDCRRFLARVAARLYADGGDAAFLTRVVLAELNDGARGVSPAELAHLVPMDLRALFRSRPLLPWTGAAIEPDVAYQRVL; encoded by the coding sequence ATGAACCACGACGATCTGCTCATCCGGATCCAGCGGAGCGGGCGGCTGCACGGCCGGAACGAGAGCCGCCGGATCGCCGTGACCGTACTGGGTGTGCTGAGCGAGGTGCTGCCGGCCGCGGCGTACCGCCGCCTGACCGCGACCCTGCCGGAGGAGCTGCGGCAGCGGCTGCCCCCGGCTGAGCCGGGCCGGATCGTCGAGATCGTCGACTGCCGCCGGTTCCTGGCCCGGGTGGCCGCGCGGCTCTACGCCGATGGCGGCGACGCGGCCTTCCTGACCCGGGTGGTGCTGGCCGAGCTCAACGACGGCGCCCGCGGGGTGTCACCGGCCGAGCTGGCGCATCTGGTGCCGATGGATCTGCGGGCCCTGTTCCGGTCCCGGCCGCTGCTGCCGTGGACCGGTGCCGCCATCGAGCCGGACGTCGCCTACCAACGGGTTCTCTGA
- a CDS encoding LuxR family transcriptional regulator yields the protein MYTWNDDGRWPLVGREDELHAFAGLLSGARRQGFVISGPMGVGKSRLAVECLTRAGAAGFRTARVNCSEAAGTVPLGAVVHLLPPDLDLADPVAAFRRAAEVFAVGRDEPGWLLLIDDLHLLDRASAVLLRQLVDAGSIRFVATVRAGAPQTAAADALCRTDAVLRVDLGPLRRDDVADLLRRVLGGPVAQQTVREFGTASAGNALYLHELVVDALRRAAFRWDGLVWEADAPAGTTRLREMVRPLLAAAGRDLIELVALCEPVPLAEAERVATPGELAGMEAAGLLRADRDGPHTTVSFAHPMYGEVARADVPLLRRRTVLLEQAERVEGYGLRTVSFRLAATGTADPELLRRAATVARHAHDYPHTITLLRAIPQGVRTVADVLLLADALLHLGRGATAERELAAAAGHHALAESDRVQLTIARTRNLYWQDTSPARALAINRRARAAVKSATLHHVLDLNEGCLRFVQGEMTEAVRLLDRLEPEVDDAADVTVWFLAAGLKPDALAAAGRTAEAIEWARRAYRANRRHAVRGLLPHAASHLTSLGAAQAEAGDLAVARETLTAAFAELLDAGAARPQVWAAMNLGRTELIAGRLTAARHWYSEAATLTRALGYRRAHAIATAGLAAAAAQQGEPRPDGMPADGTVDTDHEVGRAWTLAAAGHLTEARELLGGAVGVARAGGRVTEELYLLTEISRLGGAKPVAHRVAELARECDGRLAAARAAFVAALAGDDPDRLLGAAATLRGIGADLLAAEAANAASLAFAAAGQARRAAAAATLAVRPDGAATPLLAVREPVVPLTGREREVALRAAAGASSRDIARSLTLSVRTVDNHLNRAYAKLGVTGRRDLPGALAG from the coding sequence ATGTACACCTGGAACGATGACGGCCGATGGCCCCTCGTCGGGCGCGAGGACGAACTGCACGCCTTCGCCGGCCTGCTGAGCGGCGCACGGCGGCAGGGCTTCGTGATCAGCGGCCCGATGGGCGTCGGCAAGTCACGGCTGGCGGTCGAGTGCCTGACCCGGGCCGGCGCGGCCGGGTTCCGCACGGCCCGGGTCAACTGCTCCGAGGCCGCCGGCACCGTGCCGCTCGGCGCCGTCGTGCACCTGCTGCCGCCCGACCTGGACCTGGCCGACCCGGTCGCGGCGTTCCGCCGGGCGGCCGAGGTGTTCGCCGTCGGGCGCGACGAGCCGGGATGGCTCCTGCTCATCGACGATCTGCACCTGCTGGACCGGGCCTCGGCGGTGCTGCTGCGGCAGCTGGTCGACGCCGGGTCGATCCGGTTCGTCGCGACCGTCCGGGCCGGTGCCCCGCAGACCGCCGCGGCCGACGCGCTGTGCCGTACGGATGCGGTGCTGCGGGTGGATCTCGGGCCGCTGCGCCGGGACGACGTGGCCGACCTGCTGCGGCGGGTGCTGGGCGGCCCGGTGGCCCAGCAGACCGTCCGCGAGTTCGGCACGGCCTCCGCGGGGAACGCCCTCTACCTGCACGAGCTGGTGGTCGACGCGCTGCGCCGCGCGGCCTTCCGGTGGGACGGGCTGGTCTGGGAGGCCGATGCGCCGGCCGGCACCACCCGGCTGCGGGAAATGGTCCGGCCGCTGCTGGCTGCGGCGGGCCGGGACCTGATCGAGCTGGTCGCGCTCTGCGAACCGGTACCGCTGGCCGAGGCCGAGCGGGTCGCGACGCCGGGCGAACTGGCCGGGATGGAGGCCGCCGGGCTGCTGCGTGCCGACCGGGACGGCCCGCACACCACAGTGAGCTTCGCGCATCCGATGTACGGCGAGGTGGCCCGGGCCGACGTGCCGCTGCTGCGCCGCCGGACGGTGCTGCTGGAGCAGGCGGAGCGGGTCGAGGGGTACGGGCTGCGGACCGTCAGCTTCCGGCTCGCGGCCACCGGCACCGCCGATCCGGAGCTGCTCCGCCGGGCCGCGACGGTGGCGCGGCACGCGCACGACTACCCGCACACCATCACGCTGCTGCGTGCCATCCCGCAGGGCGTGCGCACGGTGGCCGACGTGCTGCTGCTCGCCGACGCCCTGCTGCACCTGGGCCGCGGCGCGACGGCCGAGCGGGAGCTGGCGGCCGCGGCCGGGCATCACGCTCTCGCCGAATCCGACCGGGTCCAGCTGACCATCGCCCGCACCCGCAACCTGTACTGGCAGGACACCTCGCCGGCCCGCGCTCTGGCGATCAACCGCCGGGCCCGGGCGGCCGTGAAGAGCGCCACTCTGCATCACGTCCTCGACCTGAACGAGGGCTGCCTCCGGTTCGTCCAGGGGGAGATGACCGAAGCCGTGCGCCTACTGGATCGTCTGGAACCCGAGGTCGACGATGCCGCCGACGTGACCGTCTGGTTCCTGGCCGCGGGCCTGAAGCCGGACGCGCTCGCCGCCGCCGGCCGGACCGCCGAGGCGATCGAGTGGGCCCGGCGGGCCTACCGGGCCAACCGGCGCCATGCCGTCCGTGGCCTGCTGCCGCACGCCGCGTCGCACCTGACCTCGCTCGGTGCCGCCCAGGCCGAGGCCGGTGACCTGGCGGTCGCCCGCGAGACGCTGACCGCTGCCTTCGCCGAACTGCTCGACGCCGGTGCCGCCCGTCCCCAGGTGTGGGCCGCGATGAATCTGGGCCGGACCGAGCTGATCGCGGGCCGGCTCACCGCGGCCCGGCACTGGTACAGCGAGGCTGCGACGCTCACCCGCGCTCTCGGGTACCGGCGCGCGCACGCCATCGCCACGGCCGGTCTGGCCGCCGCCGCCGCCCAGCAGGGCGAGCCGCGGCCGGACGGGATGCCGGCGGACGGCACGGTCGACACCGATCACGAGGTCGGCCGGGCGTGGACGCTGGCCGCGGCCGGCCACCTCACCGAGGCCCGCGAGCTGCTCGGCGGCGCGGTGGGGGTGGCTCGCGCGGGTGGCCGGGTCACCGAGGAGCTGTACCTGCTCACCGAGATCTCCCGGCTGGGCGGGGCGAAGCCTGTCGCGCACCGGGTGGCCGAGCTGGCCCGGGAGTGCGACGGCCGGCTGGCCGCGGCCCGGGCCGCGTTCGTCGCCGCGCTGGCCGGGGACGACCCGGACCGGCTCCTCGGCGCGGCGGCGACGCTGCGCGGGATCGGCGCGGATCTGCTCGCCGCCGAGGCCGCCAACGCCGCGTCGCTGGCCTTCGCGGCGGCCGGCCAGGCGCGGCGCGCGGCCGCGGCCGCTACGCTCGCGGTCCGGCCCGACGGCGCCGCGACGCCGCTGCTCGCGGTCCGTGAGCCGGTGGTCCCGCTGACCGGCCGGGAGCGGGAGGTGGCCCTGCGGGCCGCCGCGGGAGCCTCCAGCCGTGACATCGCGCGCAGCCTCACGCTCTCGGTGCGGACCGTCGACAATCATCTCAACCGGGCGTACGCCAAGCTCGGCGTGACCGGCCGGCGCGACCTGCCCGGGGCGCTCGCCGGCTAG